The Marinobacter subterrani genome has a segment encoding these proteins:
- a CDS encoding START domain-containing protein — protein sequence MRETRAHGTAGRASAIRGLAWVCLISALAASARAELPAENDNAWTLRKEDGQIRVYTIDQPGSSFKAFKAVGVIDAPIENLMAVMINPGSCVEWVYNCTESRVLGEGGFHDRYAYSVNDMPWPVTDRDYVLRIRTRGDQSSGEVVMDLNATPNKLAANEDRVRVDRSDTLYRFTPEGDSTRMVWVQHTDPNGSLPGWLVNSLLVDIPVRSMQALERVANFEKYQGYELIYGQQGELVGVDRRKP from the coding sequence ATGAGAGAGACCAGAGCCCACGGCACTGCGGGCCGGGCGTCTGCTATCAGAGGGCTGGCATGGGTATGTCTGATTTCTGCACTGGCCGCTTCTGCCCGGGCCGAACTGCCGGCGGAAAATGACAACGCCTGGACACTGCGCAAGGAAGACGGCCAGATCCGTGTCTATACCATCGATCAGCCCGGCTCCAGCTTCAAGGCCTTCAAGGCCGTCGGCGTGATCGATGCCCCCATCGAAAACCTGATGGCAGTAATGATCAACCCCGGTTCCTGTGTTGAATGGGTCTACAACTGCACCGAGTCCCGCGTCCTGGGTGAAGGTGGCTTCCACGACCGGTATGCCTATTCGGTCAATGACATGCCCTGGCCGGTTACGGACCGGGACTACGTGTTGCGCATCCGCACCCGGGGTGACCAGTCGTCCGGAGAAGTGGTCATGGATCTCAACGCCACGCCGAACAAGCTGGCGGCAAATGAGGATCGGGTCCGGGTCGACCGCTCCGACACCCTGTACCGGTTCACGCCCGAGGGCGACAGCACCCGGATGGTCTGGGTCCAGCATACCGACCCCAACGGGTCACTGCCCGGCTGGCTGGTGAACTCCCTGCTGGTGGACATTCCCGTGCGCTCCATGCAGGCACTGGAGCGGGTCGCCAATTTTGAGAAGTACCAGGGATACGAGCTGATCTACGGCCAACAGGGCGAGCTGGTCGGGGTAGACCGGCGAAAACCCTGA
- a CDS encoding CBS domain-containing protein, with product MTVLAYEIMTPSIKAVPQSWTMDRLARFLTDNEITGSPVTDDDGEIVGIATLKDITEFRWNATRSDADRHLTPEEHEAARHLRMVLFEEMGKVPVEVRDIMTPIVLSVDETTPVRDIANIMMREHLHRIFVTSDSKITGIITTYDMLKVISDKELTQRCARND from the coding sequence ATGACCGTTCTCGCTTACGAGATCATGACTCCAAGCATCAAGGCCGTTCCACAATCCTGGACCATGGATCGGCTCGCCCGCTTCCTCACCGACAACGAAATAACCGGCAGTCCCGTTACTGACGATGACGGCGAGATTGTCGGCATTGCCACCCTGAAAGACATCACCGAGTTCCGGTGGAATGCCACCCGCTCCGATGCCGACCGGCACCTGACACCGGAAGAACACGAGGCAGCCCGCCACCTGCGCATGGTTCTCTTTGAAGAAATGGGCAAGGTACCGGTGGAAGTGCGGGATATCATGACGCCCATCGTTTTATCGGTTGACGAGACGACGCCCGTGCGCGACATTGCGAATATCATGATGCGCGAACACCTGCACCGGATCTTTGTCACCAGCGACTCAAAAATCACCGGCATCATAACCACTTACGATATGCTGAAAGTGATCTCGGATAAGGAGCTCACGCAACGCTGTGCCCGTAACGACTGA
- a CDS encoding PhoH family protein codes for MPRASQARRKMYVLDTNVLIHDPNALLNFEEHDVIIPMTVLEELDSLKTGKQAVAADCRQAIRNIDKLLGDASPKEIEKGVPIVRGKKAAPLGSLSILMSTEQTGDHSLPEHLNDNKIINTLAALQNRHKSRDIILVSKDINMRLKARGFGVEAQDYHNDQLLDDIDLLPKGYREFPNSFWDTIEKVETVQREGSTEHILKREGDLARLNINEFVVDELGFVGKVVDLSDTQIVIKDLHQHDLMNEEVWGLVPRDIYQAMALNLLLDPDIHLVNLTGSAGSGKTILALAACIEMTVASKLYKRIIATRSTQGLDEDIGFLPGTEAEKMEPWLGAIVDNLEALHEDDENMTASVDYILSKVPLHFKSMNYIRGRSFQHSLIIIDESQNLTPHQIKTIITRAGNGSKVICLGNLAQIDTPYLSALSSGLTYMTERFKGFRHGGHIHLQGVPRSVLAEFAEANL; via the coding sequence ATGCCCAGAGCATCGCAAGCTCGCAGAAAGATGTACGTCCTCGACACCAACGTCCTGATTCACGACCCGAACGCCCTCCTGAACTTTGAAGAACACGATGTCATCATCCCGATGACGGTCCTCGAAGAACTCGACAGTCTCAAAACCGGCAAACAGGCCGTGGCCGCCGACTGCCGGCAGGCCATCCGTAACATCGACAAACTGCTGGGCGATGCCAGTCCGAAGGAAATCGAGAAAGGCGTGCCCATCGTTCGGGGCAAGAAGGCCGCCCCCCTGGGCAGTCTGTCGATTCTGATGAGCACGGAGCAGACCGGCGACCACTCTCTCCCCGAGCATCTTAACGACAACAAGATCATCAACACCCTGGCCGCTTTGCAGAACCGGCACAAGTCCCGGGACATCATCCTGGTGTCCAAGGACATCAATATGCGCCTGAAGGCCCGGGGCTTCGGGGTGGAAGCCCAGGACTACCACAACGATCAACTGCTCGACGATATTGATTTGCTACCCAAGGGCTACCGGGAATTCCCGAATTCGTTCTGGGATACCATTGAGAAGGTTGAAACCGTCCAGAGGGAAGGCAGCACCGAGCACATTCTGAAACGCGAGGGCGACCTGGCCAGGCTCAATATCAACGAGTTCGTCGTGGACGAGCTAGGCTTTGTCGGCAAGGTGGTCGACCTGAGCGACACCCAGATCGTGATCAAGGATCTGCACCAGCATGACCTTATGAATGAAGAGGTCTGGGGCCTGGTACCCCGTGACATTTACCAGGCCATGGCCCTGAATCTGTTGCTGGACCCGGACATCCACCTGGTCAACCTCACCGGTTCCGCCGGCTCGGGCAAGACGATCCTGGCTCTGGCTGCCTGCATCGAAATGACCGTGGCCAGCAAACTGTACAAGCGCATCATCGCCACCCGCTCCACCCAGGGGCTGGATGAAGACATCGGTTTCCTGCCCGGCACCGAAGCAGAGAAAATGGAGCCCTGGCTCGGGGCCATCGTCGATAACCTGGAAGCGCTGCACGAAGACGATGAGAACATGACCGCCAGCGTGGACTACATCCTCAGCAAGGTGCCGCTGCACTTCAAATCGATGAACTACATCCGCGGCCGCAGTTTCCAGCACAGCCTGATCATCATCGATGAATCCCAGAACCTGACGCCACACCAGATCAAGACCATCATTACCCGCGCCGGCAACGGCTCCAAGGTGATCTGCCTGGGCAACCTGGCGCAGATCGACACTCCCTACCTGAGCGCCCTGAGCTCCGGCCTGACCTACATGACCGAACGCTTCAAGGGTTTCCGCCATGGTGGCCACATCCATCTGCAGGGTGTGCCGCGCTCGGTTCTGGCCGAGTTTGCTGAAGCAAACCTGTAA
- a CDS encoding sigma-54-dependent transcriptional regulator: MTEPSVIFVDDDPHIRQAIAQTLTLEELPVSCFEDGPSALKRISADYDGVVLCDYNMPEMTGLQMLERIRAMDETIPVIILTGQGDISTAVTAMQQGAYDFIEKPFDQDELIELLRHALEKRHLALENRRLKAQLRHLARPGPRILGDSPSMQKVMATIDPLLDISANILLHGETGSGKDALARYIHENSARSAHNFVAINCGAVPENLIESELFGHEAGAFTGADKRRIGKIEHAHKGTLFLDEVESMPMALQVKLLRVLEEQRVERLGSNQVQEVDVRIIAATKADLKKLSDDGEFRSDLYYRLNVVKVDIPPLRERKDDIPVLFHHFVLIAAARYDRESIPLDAGQAARLMQHSWPGNVRELRNLAERYVLLGPAALSENEPNDTASVAGRQTLGEMMDGFERSAIVNALNTCHGSIKDTMVQLGIARKTLYDKMRKHGLDKAQFKD, from the coding sequence ATGACAGAACCCTCGGTAATTTTTGTCGATGATGACCCCCATATCAGGCAGGCCATTGCCCAGACCCTGACTCTGGAAGAGTTGCCGGTCAGCTGTTTTGAAGATGGCCCGTCCGCCCTGAAGCGCATCAGCGCCGATTACGACGGGGTGGTGCTCTGTGACTACAACATGCCAGAGATGACCGGCCTGCAGATGCTGGAGCGGATCCGTGCCATGGATGAGACCATTCCGGTGATTATCCTGACTGGCCAGGGGGATATCAGCACCGCGGTCACCGCCATGCAGCAGGGTGCCTACGATTTTATCGAGAAGCCTTTTGATCAGGACGAACTGATCGAGCTGCTCCGGCATGCCCTGGAAAAGCGCCATCTGGCTCTGGAGAACCGTAGGCTGAAAGCCCAGCTGCGGCACCTGGCCAGGCCCGGGCCGCGGATTCTGGGGGATTCGCCATCAATGCAGAAAGTGATGGCGACCATTGATCCGCTCCTGGATATTTCCGCCAACATTCTTCTGCACGGGGAGACCGGCTCCGGTAAGGATGCGCTGGCCCGCTATATCCACGAGAACAGCGCCCGGAGTGCGCACAACTTTGTCGCCATTAACTGTGGTGCTGTGCCCGAGAACCTGATCGAGAGTGAGCTGTTCGGCCATGAGGCGGGCGCCTTTACCGGTGCGGACAAGCGCCGGATCGGCAAGATTGAGCATGCCCACAAGGGGACGCTGTTCCTGGACGAAGTGGAAAGCATGCCCATGGCGCTGCAGGTCAAGCTGCTGCGCGTGCTGGAGGAGCAGCGGGTGGAGCGCCTGGGCAGCAATCAGGTGCAGGAAGTGGATGTGCGTATTATCGCCGCCACCAAGGCGGATCTGAAAAAACTCAGCGATGACGGCGAGTTCCGCTCCGACCTGTACTACCGGCTGAACGTGGTAAAGGTGGATATCCCGCCGTTACGGGAACGCAAGGACGATATTCCGGTGCTGTTTCACCATTTTGTCCTGATCGCCGCCGCCCGGTACGACCGGGAGAGTATTCCCCTGGATGCCGGGCAGGCGGCCCGCCTGATGCAGCACTCCTGGCCCGGTAATGTCCGGGAACTGAGGAATCTGGCCGAGCGTTATGTCCTGCTCGGGCCCGCCGCCCTGAGCGAGAACGAGCCAAACGACACCGCCAGCGTGGCCGGTCGCCAGACCCTGGGCGAGATGATGGACGGGTTCGAGCGTTCTGCCATTGTCAACGCCCTGAACACCTGCCATGGCAGCATCAAGGACACCATGGTGCAGCTCGGCATCGCCCGCAAGACCCTGTACGACAAGATGCGCAAGCATGGCCTGGACAAGGCGCAGTTCAAGGACTGA
- a CDS encoding sensor histidine kinase: MSFRIAAFLVFGLTLLVSWALGGWAGYRQVEQESLEESFRYRQLVANELNRYLPIPELMAEHPLLEKALENPDAPGVILQANEEMQRMATIVGSSDVYLIDVNGLTIAANNYQQEDSFVGSNYAFRPYFYEAVESRDSAIYFALGLMSRERGLYFSHPILDSRGTLLGVIVVKVLVHELESQWHRPASLSEAEMVVLDKAGISFLASEPGWLYRDFEPDSGVTPEAESHQRYPGRDLAPIPMQKLGSPLGVSEQSEKIRLLGNGNGMEYLSVRTALPRLDWTLQVMVSTRSVLWTRLAFVLGGAALFFGGLLTWLYLRERYRREAELALRGEQLERRVAERTADLESSNRQLLEEIRERERTQNELRETQQELIQAAKLAVLGQMSAGLNHEMNQPLTAIQTYARNSRRFLEKGADDMVDANLSEIVQLCDKMAELTRQFKVFARKSEGPPAVVDLRLPVDASLKIITAQQASSDIDMQWHRPERPALCHGDLIRIEQVMVNLLANAVQAVEDVAQPQILIDIEQTDAFWKCLVRDNGPGLQGNTEQIFEPFFTTKSVKQGLGLGLSISRQIVDALGGTLTGRNRLDGPGAEFVLTLKKREATE; encoded by the coding sequence ATGTCCTTCAGGATTGCAGCCTTTCTGGTTTTCGGCCTTACCCTCCTGGTGTCCTGGGCACTGGGCGGCTGGGCCGGTTACCGGCAGGTAGAACAGGAAAGCCTCGAGGAGTCTTTCCGCTACCGCCAGCTCGTCGCCAACGAGCTGAATCGATACCTTCCGATCCCTGAGCTGATGGCCGAGCACCCGCTGCTCGAGAAAGCTCTGGAAAACCCGGATGCGCCGGGAGTCATTCTGCAGGCCAACGAAGAGATGCAGCGGATGGCCACCATCGTTGGCAGTTCCGATGTCTACCTGATTGATGTGAACGGCCTGACCATCGCAGCCAACAACTACCAGCAGGAGGACAGTTTTGTTGGTAGCAACTATGCGTTTCGCCCCTACTTCTATGAGGCCGTGGAATCCAGGGATTCGGCCATTTATTTCGCCCTGGGGCTGATGTCCCGTGAACGCGGGCTGTATTTTTCCCACCCTATACTGGACAGCCGCGGCACATTGCTGGGTGTTATTGTCGTGAAGGTTCTGGTGCACGAGCTGGAATCCCAGTGGCATCGACCCGCTTCGCTCAGTGAAGCGGAAATGGTGGTGCTGGATAAGGCGGGCATCAGCTTTCTGGCCAGTGAGCCAGGCTGGCTTTACCGTGATTTTGAGCCGGATTCGGGCGTCACGCCGGAGGCGGAATCACATCAGCGATATCCGGGGCGGGATCTTGCGCCTATCCCGATGCAAAAGCTCGGCAGCCCGTTGGGCGTGTCTGAGCAGTCTGAGAAAATACGGCTCCTGGGCAACGGTAACGGGATGGAGTACCTGAGCGTCCGTACCGCCTTGCCCAGGCTGGACTGGACCCTGCAGGTTATGGTCAGTACTCGGTCGGTTCTCTGGACGCGCCTTGCCTTTGTGCTGGGTGGCGCGGCCCTGTTTTTCGGTGGGTTACTGACCTGGCTGTATCTGCGTGAACGCTATCGCCGGGAAGCGGAACTTGCGTTGCGGGGAGAGCAGCTGGAGCGGCGGGTGGCCGAGAGAACCGCAGACCTGGAGAGTTCGAACCGGCAGCTCCTGGAAGAGATACGGGAGCGGGAGCGTACCCAGAACGAGCTCCGCGAAACCCAGCAGGAGCTGATCCAGGCCGCCAAACTGGCGGTGCTGGGGCAGATGTCGGCCGGGCTGAACCACGAGATGAACCAGCCACTGACCGCCATTCAGACCTACGCCAGAAACAGCCGCCGGTTCCTGGAGAAGGGCGCGGACGACATGGTGGATGCCAACCTCTCGGAGATTGTCCAGTTGTGCGACAAGATGGCCGAGCTCACGCGCCAGTTCAAGGTGTTTGCCCGCAAATCCGAGGGGCCGCCGGCAGTCGTCGACTTGCGGCTGCCGGTCGACGCCTCGCTCAAGATCATTACGGCCCAGCAGGCCAGCTCGGATATTGATATGCAGTGGCACCGTCCCGAGCGTCCCGCGCTGTGTCACGGTGACCTGATCCGTATCGAGCAGGTGATGGTGAATCTGCTGGCCAATGCGGTGCAGGCGGTGGAGGATGTGGCGCAGCCGCAGATACTCATTGATATTGAGCAAACCGATGCGTTCTGGAAGTGTCTGGTGCGGGATAACGGGCCAGGCCTGCAGGGCAATACGGAGCAGATTTTTGAGCCCTTTTTTACCACCAAATCGGTCAAGCAGGGTCTCGGGCTGGGATTGTCCATTTCCCGCCAGATTGTCGATGCTCTTGGCGGTACTCTCACCGGCCGGAACCGGCTGGACGGCCCGGGTGCCGAATTCGTATTGACGCTTAAAAAGCGGGAGGCCACGGAATGA
- a CDS encoding TRAP transporter permease, giving the protein MTTEHSPKDPTPALPDDDHILAHDVDEEPVEPNRRLFEGGMLKFVTALTIAFSSFHLYTLNIAPMETWSYRIVHVAGALVLGFVLFAGARFVSREDGGARNRWTTWFGAVALLPALYALYQTFSFSQMVANGAMRIPPELETWHFGWPLLAASAIGIVLSWFHQRERSRLSVPDMVLVVCAIAVASYFLVVYNTTMRMTTGTSFAPVGISFAAVAGTALIMELTRRVAGLALVVIGLVFLVYVFVGPYLPGFLGYPGLSVQRFFSQVYTDAGILGPTTAVSSTYIILFIIFAAFLQASKVGDYFVNFAFAAAGRSRGGPAKVAIFASGLMGMINGTSAGNVVSTGSLTIPLMKKVGYSKKSAGAVEAAASTGGQIMPPIMGAGAFIMAEITGIPYTEIAIAAIIPSILYFASVYFMVDFEAAKMGMRGMREDELPKLRKLIKQVYLFIPIIILIYALFQGYSVIRAGTLATISAAVVSWLSPNKMGFRSILRALDIASMMSIQIIVVCAAAGVIVGVISLTGVGARFSVLLLDVAATSQLLALIFAMFISILLGMGMPTTAAYAVAASVVAPGLVQLGIEPLTAHFFVFYFAVVSAITPPVALASYAAAGISGANAMETSVASFRIGIAAFIVPFMFFYNGALLMDAPWFDIARALVTATFGVYLLSGGVLGWFGEVRASWLVRILLIASALLMIEGGIWTDLVGVVIAVVVFLAQRQRRQRLASVAA; this is encoded by the coding sequence ATGACCACCGAACACTCTCCCAAGGATCCGACCCCGGCACTGCCGGACGATGACCATATTCTTGCCCACGACGTCGACGAAGAGCCGGTTGAGCCCAATCGCCGGTTATTCGAGGGTGGGATGCTGAAATTTGTTACCGCTCTGACGATTGCGTTCTCGTCGTTCCATCTTTACACCCTGAATATTGCCCCGATGGAAACCTGGAGCTACCGGATTGTTCACGTAGCCGGTGCCCTGGTGTTGGGCTTTGTTCTGTTTGCCGGTGCCCGCTTTGTGTCCCGAGAGGACGGTGGCGCCCGTAACAGGTGGACTACCTGGTTTGGTGCTGTTGCACTGTTGCCCGCACTCTATGCGCTTTATCAGACGTTTTCTTTCAGCCAGATGGTTGCCAATGGCGCCATGCGTATTCCGCCCGAGCTGGAAACCTGGCATTTCGGCTGGCCCCTGCTGGCGGCCTCCGCTATCGGGATTGTGCTGAGCTGGTTCCACCAGCGTGAACGATCGCGGTTGAGCGTTCCCGACATGGTGCTGGTTGTCTGTGCCATTGCCGTTGCGTCGTATTTCCTGGTGGTTTACAACACCACGATGCGGATGACCACGGGTACCTCGTTCGCACCTGTGGGTATTTCTTTTGCTGCTGTCGCTGGCACGGCGCTGATCATGGAGCTGACCCGGCGGGTTGCCGGCCTGGCACTGGTGGTGATCGGGCTGGTGTTCCTGGTTTATGTGTTTGTCGGCCCATACTTGCCGGGCTTCCTGGGGTACCCGGGGTTGTCTGTGCAGCGCTTTTTCAGCCAGGTGTATACCGATGCCGGTATTCTGGGGCCAACCACGGCGGTGTCTTCCACCTACATTATTCTGTTCATCATTTTTGCAGCCTTCCTGCAGGCCTCGAAGGTGGGGGATTACTTTGTGAACTTTGCCTTCGCGGCAGCCGGTCGCTCCCGCGGTGGCCCGGCCAAGGTGGCCATTTTTGCGTCCGGCCTGATGGGCATGATCAACGGCACCAGCGCCGGTAACGTGGTCTCCACCGGTTCCCTGACCATCCCGCTGATGAAGAAGGTGGGTTACTCCAAGAAGTCCGCCGGCGCAGTTGAAGCGGCGGCCTCTACCGGCGGGCAGATCATGCCGCCGATCATGGGCGCAGGCGCGTTCATCATGGCGGAGATTACCGGCATTCCCTACACGGAAATTGCCATCGCCGCGATCATTCCTTCCATCCTGTACTTCGCTTCGGTCTACTTCATGGTCGACTTCGAGGCTGCCAAGATGGGCATGCGGGGCATGCGCGAAGATGAGCTGCCGAAGTTGCGTAAGCTGATCAAGCAGGTCTATCTGTTTATCCCCATTATCATTCTTATCTATGCGCTGTTTCAGGGCTATTCGGTGATCCGTGCCGGTACTCTGGCGACCATCTCGGCGGCTGTGGTGAGCTGGCTGTCGCCGAACAAGATGGGTTTCCGTTCAATCCTGCGTGCGCTGGATATCGCGTCCATGATGTCGATCCAGATTATCGTGGTTTGTGCGGCAGCCGGTGTGATTGTCGGTGTCATCTCGCTGACGGGTGTGGGCGCGCGCTTCTCGGTTCTGCTGCTTGATGTGGCGGCGACCAGCCAACTGCTGGCACTGATTTTCGCCATGTTCATTTCGATACTGCTGGGTATGGGCATGCCGACAACGGCAGCCTACGCCGTGGCGGCATCGGTGGTGGCACCGGGGCTTGTGCAGTTGGGTATAGAACCACTCACGGCGCATTTCTTTGTGTTCTACTTCGCCGTGGTGTCGGCCATTACGCCACCGGTGGCCCTGGCCTCCTATGCGGCGGCAGGCATTTCCGGAGCCAATGCCATGGAAACCTCGGTCGCCTCGTTCCGCATCGGTATCGCCGCGTTTATCGTGCCGTTCATGTTCTTCTATAACGGCGCCTTGCTGATGGATGCGCCCTGGTTCGATATTGCCCGGGCCCTGGTAACCGCAACCTTTGGTGTATACCTGCTGTCGGGCGGTGTTCTGGGCTGGTTTGGTGAGGTCCGGGCTTCCTGGCTGGTTCGTATCCTGCTGATTGCGTCTGCACTGCTGATGATTGAAGGTGGTATCTGGACAGATCTGGTCGGTGTGGTGATTGCGGTGGTCGTGTTTCTGGCCCAGCGTCAGCGCAGGCAGCGGTTGGCATCTGTGGCCGCCTGA
- a CDS encoding TAXI family TRAP transporter solute-binding subunit: MKTQLVMAAAFASTLVVANPASAQDREGWPDSFTVGTASQGGTYFAYGSGWANFVAENLGISGGAEITGGPMQNMALVHTGNLQFGLTTMGPARESMEGNSPLAPGVKMDNVCAIFPMYETPFSVTALSDSGITSISDIPDGATIGFGPAGSTSDTYFPRMMETLGVNFERRNGSWSDLGTQLQDGLIDVVAFAAGIPIPAVSQLEVQTDVNIIGMTDEEAKKITDNFPVSEFVIPASTYQSLEKDSRVVSMWNFAIANCDVPESLVYEITKLTMENNDKMVSIHKAARTSIPKNYTKNTVLPWHPGAARWFNENGYEIPESQIK, from the coding sequence ATGAAAACCCAACTCGTCATGGCGGCAGCGTTCGCTTCTACTCTGGTTGTGGCCAATCCGGCTTCCGCACAGGATCGTGAGGGCTGGCCTGACAGCTTTACCGTGGGTACGGCAAGCCAGGGCGGTACTTACTTCGCCTACGGTTCTGGCTGGGCCAACTTTGTGGCCGAGAACCTTGGCATTTCCGGTGGCGCCGAAATTACCGGTGGCCCGATGCAGAACATGGCGCTGGTGCACACCGGCAACCTGCAGTTTGGCCTGACCACCATGGGCCCGGCACGGGAATCCATGGAAGGCAACAGCCCGCTGGCGCCGGGTGTGAAGATGGACAACGTTTGCGCCATCTTCCCGATGTACGAGACTCCGTTCTCCGTAACCGCACTGTCTGATTCAGGCATTACCTCCATTTCTGACATTCCAGACGGTGCTACCATTGGCTTCGGCCCTGCAGGTTCCACCTCTGATACCTACTTCCCGCGCATGATGGAAACCCTGGGCGTGAACTTCGAGCGTCGCAACGGTAGCTGGTCCGATCTGGGAACCCAACTGCAGGATGGCCTGATCGACGTTGTTGCCTTTGCTGCGGGTATTCCCATTCCGGCGGTCAGCCAGCTGGAAGTGCAGACTGACGTGAACATCATTGGCATGACGGACGAGGAAGCCAAGAAGATCACTGACAACTTCCCTGTTTCCGAGTTCGTGATTCCTGCAAGTACTTATCAGTCCCTGGAGAAAGATTCCCGCGTGGTCTCCATGTGGAACTTTGCCATCGCCAACTGTGACGTTCCGGAAAGCCTGGTGTATGAAATCACCAAGCTGACCATGGAGAACAATGACAAGATGGTTTCCATCCACAAGGCGGCCCGTACGTCTATCCCGAAAAACTACACCAAGAACACCGTTCTGCCCTGGCATCCGGGCGCAGCTCGCTGGTTCAACGAAAACGGTTACGAGATCCCTGAAAGCCAGATCAAGTAA
- a CDS encoding sensor domain-containing diguanylate cyclase — protein sequence MSISAKTTALIVLMGVLLSLSAFVVQRSIVYPAFHEIEVDYARNNIDRVVRKLDTQRQAIDFTVYDWSAWNDTYSFIQSGDPEYIESNLYPDTFLNFGFDVALFLNLDGEVVWGSVYDFPSDGGIVDLTAAHLDDVVAATAKFTGRIDPEEDIDDQATSGVVQVAGIPVLFAMRPIVQSDGSGPHKGYVVFGQFLDDELITTLSEQIVQDFSIEPVPENTAPAAPDNYSLKIIDQSTLSASKIYSIEGIPTLRATAILPRNITELGRDITYYGIALLILLCIALATALLALFRWIVVKPIMSLRTDISSISSAMDYSLRASIKNNDEIGALSREFNSMLQMIESNNTELLRLNDELTSKHQTVLEVQSDLQAANAELKRLSEHDPLTGLSNRLALEKKLEQAWGILCRTGDPLTVMLVDIDLFKLYNDRYGHQAGDRTLKQVADILANAMKRKSDMAARYGGEEFLLVLPGTNAEDALSIAASIREQVIAANIEHDCSAIEPFLTISIGISSVVPHAGLTTGDLVRAADKALYTVKGSGRNNFRYEPVDTTGQ from the coding sequence ATGTCGATTTCCGCAAAGACCACTGCATTGATTGTGCTGATGGGCGTTTTGCTTTCATTATCGGCCTTTGTTGTCCAACGAAGCATTGTCTATCCCGCCTTTCACGAAATCGAGGTCGACTACGCCAGGAACAACATTGACCGGGTGGTCCGGAAATTGGATACCCAGCGACAAGCCATTGATTTCACCGTGTACGACTGGTCGGCATGGAATGATACCTACTCGTTCATACAAAGCGGCGATCCGGAGTACATCGAATCCAATCTGTATCCGGACACCTTCCTCAACTTCGGGTTCGATGTTGCGCTATTTCTTAACCTTGACGGGGAGGTGGTCTGGGGCAGCGTTTACGACTTCCCATCGGACGGCGGCATCGTCGACCTGACCGCAGCCCACCTTGATGACGTAGTGGCGGCTACGGCCAAATTCACTGGCCGAATTGATCCGGAAGAAGACATTGATGACCAGGCAACGAGCGGTGTTGTCCAGGTGGCCGGCATCCCGGTTCTATTTGCCATGCGGCCGATTGTGCAGAGCGACGGATCTGGCCCTCACAAGGGTTATGTGGTGTTTGGCCAGTTTCTGGATGACGAGCTGATAACCACACTTTCAGAGCAGATTGTCCAGGATTTCAGCATCGAGCCAGTCCCGGAAAACACCGCCCCGGCTGCCCCCGACAACTACTCGCTGAAAATCATTGACCAGAGCACGCTCTCCGCCTCGAAGATCTACAGTATCGAAGGCATACCAACCCTGCGGGCAACAGCCATTCTGCCCCGCAACATCACCGAACTTGGCAGAGACATTACCTATTACGGTATCGCCCTTCTAATTTTGTTGTGCATTGCTCTCGCAACGGCACTACTGGCACTGTTCCGCTGGATTGTCGTAAAGCCGATCATGAGCCTGAGGACTGATATATCGAGTATATCCAGTGCCATGGATTATTCTCTTCGGGCCAGTATCAAGAACAACGACGAAATCGGAGCCCTGTCACGGGAGTTCAACTCCATGCTGCAGATGATTGAATCCAACAACACAGAATTGCTGCGGCTGAATGACGAGTTGACCTCGAAGCATCAAACGGTGCTTGAAGTCCAGAGTGACCTACAGGCAGCCAATGCTGAACTGAAACGTCTTTCAGAGCACGACCCTCTCACCGGCCTCTCAAACCGACTGGCCCTCGAGAAGAAATTGGAGCAGGCCTGGGGAATACTCTGCCGAACCGGCGACCCTCTCACCGTCATGCTCGTCGATATCGACTTATTCAAACTGTACAATGACCGTTATGGGCATCAGGCGGGCGACCGAACCCTGAAGCAGGTTGCGGACATCCTGGCGAACGCCATGAAGCGAAAATCGGACATGGCCGCACGATACGGTGGTGAGGAATTCCTTTTGGTGCTCCCGGGCACAAACGCCGAAGACGCCCTGAGTATTGCCGCGTCCATAAGGGAACAAGTCATTGCAGCAAATATTGAGCACGACTGCAGCGCTATCGAGCCCTTCCTGACTATCAGCATCGGAATTTCATCGGTAGTGCCCCACGCTGGTCTTACGACGGGGGATCTTGTCAGGGCGGCAGACAAGGCCCTTTACACAGTCAAAGGGAGTGGCAGAAACAATTTCAGGTACGAGCCAGTTGATACAACTGGCCAATAA